The genomic region TCGCGGGCGCCGCCTTCGGCGAGCACGGCCCGGACGGCGGCTTCGGTGCCCTCGATCAGACGGTCCACGTCCGCGTCGGTGTGCGCGTAACTGATGTGGCTGCGCTTGAGGTTGAGCGGCAGCTCGAACAGTCCGTGGTCCAGGAGCTTGCGGCGGTAGCCGACGAACAGCGAGGCGTCGTTGTGCAGCAGGTCGGCGTAGGTGCGGGGGGTCTCGCCCGGCATGAAGTAGCTGACGAAGACCGAGCCGTAGCCGGTGACCACGGCCGGGACGCCGAGCCGCTCGTACAGTGCGGTCAGTTCGGTACGGACCCGGTCGCCGAGACGGAACACGTGTGCGTGGACCGGCTCCTCGCGGAGCTTGCGCAGGGTGGCGAGGGCGGCGGCGACGACGGACGGGTGACCGTTGTACGTACCGGCGAAGAAGGCCGGGGCGCCGGGGCGGGTGGAGAAGAGGTCCATCAGGTCGGCCCGGCCGCCGATGGCGCCGACCGGGGCGCCGTTGGCGATGGCCTTGCCCAGGGTGGTGAGGTCGGGGGTGACGCCGGAGATCTTCTGCCAGCCGCCGATGTCGTGCCGGAAGCCGGTGATGACCTCGTCGAAGATCAGGACGGCGCCGGCCTTCGTGGTCTCCTCGCGCAGCGTGGTGAGGAACTCCTGGTACGGCAGGAGCGCCCCGACGTTGTGCGGGACGGGCTCGACGATGACGGCGGCGATGTCCTGGCCGTGCTCGGCGAAGGTGCGGCGGACGGCCTCGCTGTCGTTGAACGGCAGGACGAGGGTGGCTTCGAGCACCTCGGGGAGGATGCCGGTGGAGATCGGGTCGTGGCCGCCGACCTTCTCCGGCGCGGAGATGACGTTGAGACTGACCGAGTCGTGCCAACCGTGGTAGCAGCCCTGGAACTTGACGACCAGACGGCGGCCGGTGGCGGCCCGGGAGACGCGCAGGGCGTGGAAGGTGGCCTCGCTGCCGGTGCTGGTCAGCAGGACCTTCTCGACGGACGGGATCAGTTCGGTGAGCTGCTCGGCGAGGAGGACCTCGCCCTCGGTGACGCCGACGCCCATGTGGCCGAGGGTGGCTCCGGCCTCGGCGGTGGCGCGGGCCACGTCCGGGTCGTTGTGGCCGAGCAGGGGCGGGCCGAAGGCCGAGTGGAAGTCGGTGTACTCCCGTCCGTCCGCGGTACGGAAGCGTGCGCCGTCGGTTCCGGTGACGACGAGGTCCGTCAGTCCGGGCACGCTGCGCTGGCCGCTGTTCACGCCGCCGGGCACGACCTGGCGGGCGCGTTCGGCGAGCCGGGCTCCGGAGGTGGTGCTTACCGGGCCTGAACCCATGGTGCTTGCTCCTTGCGTCGAGAGTCGTCGGTTTTCACAGGCCCTGCCCGGCCCGTGAGTCCCTGGCGCCATCCGCCCGGCAGTCGCCGCAGGAAGAGGTGGTGCGTGGTGGCTGAGTGGTGGTGCTGTTCAGCATTTTCAGAACGCTGTTCTGTAGAGCAGAACAGATGCTGGATGTTACGTCCGGGCGAACACGGCAGTCAACCCCCCTTGAGCGACTAGGCTGTTCTGCTATGACGAACAGTTCCGCCCCAGAAGAACCGAAGTACTGGGTCAAGAGCGTGGCCAGGGCAGCGGACATCCTCGAAGCGCTCGCCGCCCCCGCGCCCGGAAGCGGCATGAGCGTCACCGAGGTCGGCCAGACCTGCGGCATCTCCAAGAGCGCGGCCTTCGGCATGCTCCAGACCCTCCGTGCGTACGGACTGGTCTCGGACGACGGCGAGGGGATGAACCGCCGCTACCGGCTGGGCATGAGCCTGGCGCGGCTCGGTGACCGGGCCCGCTCCCAGGTGTCCCTGCGCGGGGTCGCCCAGCCGGTGCTGCGGGAGCTGACCCGGACCACCGGCATGGCGTCCCGGCTGGCCCTGCCCGAGGACGGCCACGCCGTCGTGGTGGACCAGGTCGAGCTCGACCAGCGGGTCCGGCTCGATCTGCGGATGGGTCAGCGCGAGCTGCCGCACTGCACCGGACTGGGCAAGGCGCTGCTCTCGGCGCTGCCGCAGACCGAGGCCGCCTCGATCGTCGAACGGTTCGGGCTGCCCCGCCGTACGGCACGCACCATCACCGACCCCGCGACCTTCCTGTCGCATCTGCGCGACATCGCCAGGGTCGGCTACGCGGTCGACGACGAGGAGGACGCCGAGGGCATCATCTGCATCGGTTCGCCGGTCCTCGACGACCAGGGGGTCTGCGCGGGCGCGGTCAGCATCACCGGTCTCAAGCTCGGTCTGCCCGCCTGGCGTTACCAGGAACTGGGAGGTCAGGTGCGTGACGCGGCCCATCGGATCAGCCGGGCGCTGGGCTGGGACGGCGAACAACCGCACCCCGGTGACGAAACCTCCGGCGCGATCAGGTCTTGACCGATCCGCAGGACCCGCCGTATGTTCCCTGCCAACCAGGGTGACATCTCCAGGTCACCGGTGTTTCATCCCTTCCGGCCCGCTTCCGGCGCCTGCCCACCGCGCTGCGAACACCCCACGGCCGGCCCCTTTTTCAGCCATCCGCCTCATGGCAGTCCACCGCAGGAACGCTCCCTCATTCCCGGCACTTCTCGGAAGGCGAAGTCCGTCATGAGCGTTCCGCATCACCGCACCACCGAACAGCCCGCGAACACCGGGCGCCGCAGCCTGCTGCGGGTTTCTGGTCTGGCCGGTCTGGTCGTGGCCGGTTCGGCCGTCACCACCGGTACCGCGCAGGCCGCACCCACCACCAGTGGTACGGGTGTCCTGCACGCCGACACCGTCGACGACCTGCGCGCCCTGAACACCAAAACCCTCAGCGACGGAACGCAACTCCTCCTCGCCGGCTACCACCGGGCCGGCGACGGCGGAGCCATGGCCCTGCGCTGGAACAAGAACTCCACCGCCCCGCACAACGGCGGCACCGTCATCACCCCCGAAAACCCCGGCAACAAAAACCCCGGCAACAAACCCGGCAAGGGACGCTGGCACCAACTCCACACCGGCGTACTCGACTTCCGCACCTTCGGACACTTCGACACCACCCACCCCGCCGACACCGCACTCGACGCGATGATCGACGACCCCACCGTCCACCGCATCGAAGCCCACACCGACCTCCACTTCCAAAAACGCCACCTCTGGAACCGCTCGAACATCGAACTCGACTTCGGCGGACACCACATCACCACCACCGGCATCGAGAAAAACACCCACGACAACCCCTTCGGCGCCGTCCTCTCCTTCCGCGGCACCGTCACCACCACCACCGTCACCCACAAGCTGGGTGCGGACATGCCGGACCTCTCGGATCTCTTCGAGGTCGGCGACTCCGGGAAGTTCGCCGTCGGCCAGTGGTGGGCCGTGGAGGTCAACGCCCTGTCGGGGACGTACGAGAAGGAGATCCAGCGGCTCGTCCAGGTCACCGACGTCGTCGACGCCACGCACATCCGGGTCAACTACCAGATCGGCTGGGACCTGGCCGCGGGCCGCACCCTCACCTGGACCCGCATCGAGCCCGTCGACCGCGCCCACGTCCGCAACCTGGTGTTCGAGGGCTGGGGCGACGACGAGATGACCGGCTCGCACCCGGTGAGCTACGAGTACGCGGTGCGCTGCGACGTCTCCGGGATCGAGGCCACCGGCACCTTCTGGCCGGTGATCATGCGCCGCTGGTGCACCTACTACCGCACCGAGCAGTGCTCGCTGACCAACCCCAAGGACGTCACGTACGGCGGCGCGGGCTATCTGACCCAGCAGATCTACTGCCTGTACGGGCACGTCGAGGACTGTCACACCTCCAACGCCCGCCATCTCAACGACTTCACGGCGTCGGCCTACTGCTACGTCACCAACTGCCACGGCGACGGTGACGACCAGGGCCCCTTCGTCACCCACGGGCAGTTCGAGCACGACCTCGTCTACACCGGCAACTCCGGACTGATGACGTTCGCCAACTCCGGGGCGGCCTGGGGCGGCGCGGCCAAGCGGATCACCGTACGGCGGCACGCCTGCTCCTGGTTCGTGGCCCGGGTCAACGTCACCGATCTGACCCTTGAGGACATGCTGGTCATCGGCAAGAAGTCGCTGGACGGCTCCGGGATGCTCTGGGTGAACGCCGACGGTGTGCAGATACGCGGATGCACCGCCAGCGGACCGCTGATCGTCTCCCAGGCGTCCAAGCTGTCGGGGCGGCCCAATGTGATCGCCGACTCGAACTTCTCCTTCGCCGCGGGCGCCGAGATCACCCAGGGAAACGTGAGCGCACCGCTCACGCTCCAGCGGACCGTCCTCGACGGGGTCGGCGCCGCGGTGTTCAACGGCACCGGGCCGCTCGTCCTGGACCAGTGCACCCTCACCGGCGCCGAGGACGCGGCGCCCGTCTCGCTCGCGCACCCCGACATCACGGTCGACGGCGGTGAACTGCGCGACACCGGGCTGAAGTTGACGTCCTCGAAGGACCAGCTGCTGCGGGTCGACGGCGCCCGCGTCGGCGGCACCAACAAGGACGGCGCCCTGCTCTCCCGTACCGGCTCGGCGCGGACCGTCGACTGGCAGCTGAACGGTGTCACCTCCACCGCGCCCAAGG from Streptomyces sp. NBC_01267 harbors:
- a CDS encoding aspartate aminotransferase family protein, whose amino-acid sequence is MGSGPVSTTSGARLAERARQVVPGGVNSGQRSVPGLTDLVVTGTDGARFRTADGREYTDFHSAFGPPLLGHNDPDVARATAEAGATLGHMGVGVTEGEVLLAEQLTELIPSVEKVLLTSTGSEATFHALRVSRAATGRRLVVKFQGCYHGWHDSVSLNVISAPEKVGGHDPISTGILPEVLEATLVLPFNDSEAVRRTFAEHGQDIAAVIVEPVPHNVGALLPYQEFLTTLREETTKAGAVLIFDEVITGFRHDIGGWQKISGVTPDLTTLGKAIANGAPVGAIGGRADLMDLFSTRPGAPAFFAGTYNGHPSVVAAALATLRKLREEPVHAHVFRLGDRVRTELTALYERLGVPAVVTGYGSVFVSYFMPGETPRTYADLLHNDASLFVGYRRKLLDHGLFELPLNLKRSHISYAHTDADVDRLIEGTEAAVRAVLAEGGARDLENTSTMGGAVS
- a CDS encoding IclR family transcriptional regulator, with translation MTNSSAPEEPKYWVKSVARAADILEALAAPAPGSGMSVTEVGQTCGISKSAAFGMLQTLRAYGLVSDDGEGMNRRYRLGMSLARLGDRARSQVSLRGVAQPVLRELTRTTGMASRLALPEDGHAVVVDQVELDQRVRLDLRMGQRELPHCTGLGKALLSALPQTEAASIVERFGLPRRTARTITDPATFLSHLRDIARVGYAVDDEEDAEGIICIGSPVLDDQGVCAGAVSITGLKLGLPAWRYQELGGQVRDAAHRISRALGWDGEQPHPGDETSGAIRS
- a CDS encoding peptidase C14, with the protein product MSVPHHRTTEQPANTGRRSLLRVSGLAGLVVAGSAVTTGTAQAAPTTSGTGVLHADTVDDLRALNTKTLSDGTQLLLAGYHRAGDGGAMALRWNKNSTAPHNGGTVITPENPGNKNPGNKPGKGRWHQLHTGVLDFRTFGHFDTTHPADTALDAMIDDPTVHRIEAHTDLHFQKRHLWNRSNIELDFGGHHITTTGIEKNTHDNPFGAVLSFRGTVTTTTVTHKLGADMPDLSDLFEVGDSGKFAVGQWWAVEVNALSGTYEKEIQRLVQVTDVVDATHIRVNYQIGWDLAAGRTLTWTRIEPVDRAHVRNLVFEGWGDDEMTGSHPVSYEYAVRCDVSGIEATGTFWPVIMRRWCTYYRTEQCSLTNPKDVTYGGAGYLTQQIYCLYGHVEDCHTSNARHLNDFTASAYCYVTNCHGDGDDQGPFVTHGQFEHDLVYTGNSGLMTFANSGAAWGGAAKRITVRRHACSWFVARVNVTDLTLEDMLVIGKKSLDGSGMLWVNADGVQIRGCTASGPLIVSQASKLSGRPNVIADSNFSFAAGAEITQGNVSAPLTLQRTVLDGVGAAVFNGTGPLVLDQCTLTGAEDAAPVSLAHPDITVDGGELRDTGLKLTSSKDQLLRVDGARVGGTNKDGALLSRTGSARTVDWQLNGVTSTAPKGTAHLLVTEGANRYRATGSTFTGGRLELRPAAFTGADSHLLHTGCVEDGTERTALPDEGARVSHTAATLRF